The Pectobacterium parmentieri genome segment CGTACACCCCGCTAATTTCCTGATTCATCATCGTAGTCAAAACAAGAAGGCACCGTTTCTGGTGCCTTCTTTGTACTGCGTAACGTCATCGAACGCTGGCTAGAACAGTTCTTCGCTTTGTCCGTTATCCATCAGCGTGGTGCCGACTTCATGCACTTCGTATTCTTTCGGCTGCGTACCCTCGACGAAGTATTCGGAACGGCTGTTCCCTCCACCGCTGGACAACTTGCCGCTGCTGCGGTCAATGACCACGCTGACGACGCCGGGTGGCGGGGTCAGCGGTTGTTCCGGTACGCCATCCAGTGCGGCCTTCATAAAATCATCCCATGCGGGCTGGGCCGATTTTGCGCCACCTTCATAGCCGGAGATCTGATCTTTGATGGCCCCAGATGCGCTACTGGCACCCAGATCGCGGCGATGATCGTCGAAGCCGATCCAGACTGAAGTCACCAGATTCGGGCCATAACCGGAGAACCAGGCATCTTTGGAACTGTTTGTTGTACCGGTTTTACCGCCGATATCACGACGTTTTAAATCACGACCTGCGCGCCAGCCCGTTCCCATCCAACCTGGTTCACCAAAGACGTTGCTGTTCAGCGCGTCTTTAATCAGGAATGACAGTGGGGTACTGATAACGTGCGGTGCATAAGGCTGTGCTGCATTTTGCTGTGCGGCCTCTGGTGTAACAGGCTCCAGTTCTGGTTGCGGCAGACCTAACGGCGGTGCTTCGTTTGATGTGGCCACATCTTCAACGTTAGTGGTTGCTAGCACCGGAGAACGTGGCGTATCACCGTAGACCAACGGTAGATTACAGGTATCACAAACTACTTTCGGTGTCGCGGTAAAGACCGTTCCACTTACTTCGTTCTCTATCTTGCTAATCAGATAGGGATCGACCAGATAGCCGCCGTTTGCCATGACGGCATAACCACGTACAACCTGTAGCGGCGTAAACGAGGCCGCACCCAGCGCTAGCGATTCGGTATGGACGATATTCTGCGCCGGGAAACCGAAGCGTTGCAGGTATTCCGCCGCATAGTCGACGCCCATCGCGCGCATGGCGCGCACCATCACCACGTTTTTAGATTGGCCTAACCCCTGGCGCAAACGGATCGGGCCGTCATAGGTTGCCGGGGAGTTTTTCGGCCGCCAGTCAGATCCTGCACCGGCATCCCAACGGGTGATGGGTACATCGTTCAGAATTGTTGCCAGCGTTAAACCTTTGTCCATCGCCGCGGTGTACAGAAACGGTTTGATGTTGGAACCAATCTGACGTAGCGCCTGTGTTGCACGGTTGAATTTGCTTTGGTTAAAGTCAAAGCCGCCAACCAGCGCTTCTATTGCGCCATTTTTCGGGTTGAGTGAGACGATAGCAGAGTTGACGTCCGGCACCTGTGCCAGCCACCAGTCATCGTTCACTTTACGCACCCAAATCTGTTGGCCTGTCTGCACTACATCCGTTACACGCTTCGGTGTTGGCCCTTGCTGCGTATCAGAACGATAGGCGCGTGCCCAGCGCATACCCGCCATCGGCAAGGCAATGTTGCTGCCGTCAGACAGGATAGCAATGGCGTTGTCTGCTGTTGTGCTGGTGACGATGGCTGGAGAGAGGGGGCCGTAGACCGGCAACGCTTTCAGGGCGGCAATCATCTTCGCCTGATCCCAAACGCCTTCACCCACTTTCCATAACACTTTGCCTGGGCCGCGATAACCGTGGCGCATGTCATAGGCGAGAATGTTATTACGCAATGCATCCTGTGCGGCAGTTTGCAATTTTTTGGTGACCGTCGTGTAGACCTTATAACCGTCGTTGTATGCATCTTCGCCGTAGCGTTTGAACATCTCCTGCCGCGCCATTTCTGCAACATACGGTGCGGAGAACGAAATTTCAGGCGCGTGATAATTCGCGACCAGCTTTTCGTTACGCGCCGCATCGTATTGCGACGGCGTGATGTAGTTTTCATCCTTCATTCGCGCAAGCACTACGTTGCGGCGGGCAACGGCGCGGTCGTAGGAATAGAGCGGGTTGAACGTAGATGGAGCCTTCGGCAAGCCGGCGATCATCGCCATTTCGCTCAGCGTTAACTGGTCAACAGGGCGACCAAAGTAAACCTGTGCCGCTGCGCCAACGCCATAGGCGCGATAGCCGAGGTAAATCTTGTTCAGATAGAGCTCAAGGATCTCATCTTTGGTCAGCAACTGCTCAATACGGATAGCCAGAAACACTTCCTTGATCTTACGAATCAGAGTGCGTTCTGGGCTCAGGAAGAAGTTCCTGGCGAGCTGTTGCGTAATGGTACTCGCCCCCTGAGAGGCATGACCAGAGGTGAGCGCGATAGATGCGGCGCGGATAATCCCGACGGGATCGACACCATGGTGATCATAGAAGCGGCTGTCTTCGGTCGCGATAAAAGCATGTACCAACTCAGGAGGAATCTGGTCCAGCTTGAGCGGGATACGGCGTTTCTCACCAAATTGAGCGATCAGTTCGCCGTCGGCGCTGTAGACCTGCATTGGCGTTTGTAGCCGGACGTCTTTCAGCGTGGCGACATCGGGCAGTTGGGGTTCGATATAGCGGTACAAACCATATATCGAGGCAGCTCCCAGCAGAATGCAAGAGACTGCAAGGATGAATAGATACTTTACGAACTTCACCTGGGATTTTCCATTCAGTAGCGTTTGGACAGTTTATAAACAATCGGGCGCTAGTATAAAGATAACCCAGCACTGTGGATACGTTTATTGGATAAGGAAATCGGGTTAAACATGGCTTATCACATCTGGCGGGTTGGGTTAGATATACAGAACGGCTTCATGCGCGCTCTGGCAGTTCAGCGTCGCCGCTACGGCTGGCAGCTTCGTCACTGGTGGGAATATCCACTACCGGACGATACGTTGCACACAGGTAGTCTACACCATACTGAGGTGCTTTGTGAGGCCTTACGAACATGGCGTCGTTTACTGCCTGAACACATTTCGCTGCGGGTAGGGCTTCCTGTGCAGTCGATTTTGCAGCAGCATTTGCCGCAACCCGACCGGCGTTTACAGGAGCCAGAACGTAGTCTCTATATTGAAACCATGGCGGCTCGTAAGCTGCCGATTAGCCGCGAATCGCTGGCGATAGACTATCGGGAAGATCCACAGGCGCAGGGTTCACTGTTGGTGACGGCAGCACGCCTACAGGAAATCGACAAATGGCTGACATGCTTTAAGAGCGCGGGGCTGCGTCCTGATGTCCTTGACGTTCCAACGTGCGCGCTTCGAACCATGGCACAATTGGTCGGACTTGAATCCAACCGTCTGTTTCTGCATCGCCTGTTGGAGGGTTGGCTGTGGGCATCCCCGTTGAGCCATGCGTTTCACTCGGGCGTAATACACCTTGATGAACTGAATGACGAAACTGATATCGTATCGGTTGTAAGCACTCGCTATCAGCATGATGTCGATAGCATAGCCTATTGCTCCAGCGTCTCACCCGATTTGCTCAGCCAGCGTACTGACGAATTATTGCTGTGGTCGCCGTTAACGGTGTTTAGCCACATGCAGCCGCCGCTACCGAGTTTTCCCCCAGCTTTTGCGATCGCGGGTGGGTTGGCATTGCGCCCTGAGGATGCCTGACCATGCTGCTGATTAATCTTTTACCTTGGCGTAACACTCAGATACGTCAGCGGGCACGCCGCTGGTTAGGGCTATTGTGGCTACAGACGGGGTTGATGTTATGCCTTATTGCGGCAAGTTATCTGTTTTGGCAGCACAGACAACAACGCGCACAGGATGGGCTCAATGCGGTTCTGGCGCAACAGCAGCAATTGACCGCGTTGTATCAGCAAACTCACCTCGCGCGGGAAGCGCTGCATCGTTTTCAGGTGCAAGAACGTGCAGAGGCGGTAATCCTGCATGACAATCGTCGCAATCTTCATTTGTTAGAGCGGCTTGCTGGCATGATGCCTGAGCGCCTGTGGCTGACGGAAATTGTCGATCGTGGATCGTATCTGTTACTTACAGGTGTGAGCGAAAACTATCACGACATCATTACGCTACAGCACGCGTTATTGCGCCATGTTGCAGTCGAACGTGTGCAAGTGCTGCGCACGTCCCGAGAGCGTGGTGTGGATAACGGGCTACGTTTTTCCTTACAGGCTGACTGGCGTGATGCTACTGATGCCCTACAAGGGGATGATCATGATTAATCAAAAAATCATGCTTGATGCTGTGTTGAATCGACCAAGGCTCATTACTAAATCGCTTTGGCGGCAGGTCGTCCTTCAACTGGCGTTTGTCGCCCCCGTTGGGCTGCTATCAGGCTGGCTCTTTATCGATAGCGTCCGGCAAGCGGTGAGTGACATAGAAGAGCAAACTGTTCAGGCGCGTCTGGGTATACACGCGGTGCAACAGAAACTCGATGCGATGCCGTTACTGTCGGTGTTACGAGCGCAGTTAGCGGGAAAAATCACGCAAAGCACTTCCTTTCAGTCCGACAGGCTGGCACAGCTACTCGTCAAACCCTTATCGCAGGCGGGTGCTTCTCTGCTGTCGTGGCAGCCAGTTTCCCGTTCTGCAGAAACGCCCCACCAGGAACGTTGGCAACTGACATTTAGCGCGGATTACGCGGGGGTATTACAGGTGCTTCGCGAATTAACGGCGTTGCCTTATGTATTGCGAATTGCGCAGTTGACGGTAAAGCCAGATACCGCACCAACAGCGCTGCCGTCGGAAGCGCCACGGCTACAGGTTGAATTATCGCTGATCGGGCCGGAGGTGGCGCAATGAGCCAGACAACCTGCCGTATCGCATGGATGTTGTTATTCGTGCTGCATAGCGTGCAGGCAGAAAAAACCGTAGCGCGTATCGACCCTTTTCATCCTTTGAACGCCGCACGTTGCCTGCCCTCGGCGACTTTGCCTGCGTGGCGGCTAAAGGGCGTAATTGGTTCTGGTGACCG includes the following:
- a CDS encoding PilN domain-containing protein: MLLINLLPWRNTQIRQRARRWLGLLWLQTGLMLCLIAASYLFWQHRQQRAQDGLNAVLAQQQQLTALYQQTHLAREALHRFQVQERAEAVILHDNRRNLHLLERLAGMMPERLWLTEIVDRGSYLLLTGVSENYHDIITLQHALLRHVAVERVQVLRTSRERGVDNGLRFSLQADWRDATDALQGDDHD
- the mrcA gene encoding peptidoglycan glycosyltransferase/peptidoglycan DD-transpeptidase MrcA; the encoded protein is MKFVKYLFILAVSCILLGAASIYGLYRYIEPQLPDVATLKDVRLQTPMQVYSADGELIAQFGEKRRIPLKLDQIPPELVHAFIATEDSRFYDHHGVDPVGIIRAASIALTSGHASQGASTITQQLARNFFLSPERTLIRKIKEVFLAIRIEQLLTKDEILELYLNKIYLGYRAYGVGAAAQVYFGRPVDQLTLSEMAMIAGLPKAPSTFNPLYSYDRAVARRNVVLARMKDENYITPSQYDAARNEKLVANYHAPEISFSAPYVAEMARQEMFKRYGEDAYNDGYKVYTTVTKKLQTAAQDALRNNILAYDMRHGYRGPGKVLWKVGEGVWDQAKMIAALKALPVYGPLSPAIVTSTTADNAIAILSDGSNIALPMAGMRWARAYRSDTQQGPTPKRVTDVVQTGQQIWVRKVNDDWWLAQVPDVNSAIVSLNPKNGAIEALVGGFDFNQSKFNRATQALRQIGSNIKPFLYTAAMDKGLTLATILNDVPITRWDAGAGSDWRPKNSPATYDGPIRLRQGLGQSKNVVMVRAMRAMGVDYAAEYLQRFGFPAQNIVHTESLALGAASFTPLQVVRGYAVMANGGYLVDPYLISKIENEVSGTVFTATPKVVCDTCNLPLVYGDTPRSPVLATTNVEDVATSNEAPPLGLPQPELEPVTPEAAQQNAAQPYAPHVISTPLSFLIKDALNSNVFGEPGWMGTGWRAGRDLKRRDIGGKTGTTNSSKDAWFSGYGPNLVTSVWIGFDDHRRDLGASSASGAIKDQISGYEGGAKSAQPAWDDFMKAALDGVPEQPLTPPPGVVSVVIDRSSGKLSSGGGNSRSEYFVEGTQPKEYEVHEVGTTLMDNGQSEELF
- the pilM gene encoding type IV pilus biogenesis protein PilM produces the protein MAYHIWRVGLDIQNGFMRALAVQRRRYGWQLRHWWEYPLPDDTLHTGSLHHTEVLCEALRTWRRLLPEHISLRVGLPVQSILQQHLPQPDRRLQEPERSLYIETMAARKLPISRESLAIDYREDPQAQGSLLVTAARLQEIDKWLTCFKSAGLRPDVLDVPTCALRTMAQLVGLESNRLFLHRLLEGWLWASPLSHAFHSGVIHLDELNDETDIVSVVSTRYQHDVDSIAYCSSVSPDLLSQRTDELLLWSPLTVFSHMQPPLPSFPPAFAIAGGLALRPEDA